The genomic window ATATCACCTTAAAATATGCCAGATTCTGCCATTATAAAATCCTTTGGCAAAGTCTTTATTTTAGATTAAAATTCATCGCCCCATTTAAATTTTTCTTTCAACACACTAAAATAATCCCTCGTGCGCGGATAGATGAGCTTTGCCCCCTGTGAGAGAGCCTGAATCTGCACGCGATGAGAGGGTGTTATATCTATCATTTCTTGCCCATCGATAATAAGCTTTGCTCTTTGCTGTGCCTGAAATTCTAACACAAATTCATCATTTAGCACCAATGGACGCTGTGTAAGCGAGTGTGGCGCAATGGGTGTAAGCAAAATATTGCGACAATAGGGATAAATCACCGAGCCACCCGCGCTAATATTATACGCAGTCGAGCCTGTGGGTGTGCCGATGATAAGTCCATCACAACCATAGGTATTAAAATGCTTGCCATCAATGCTCGCGCCAATTCGCACCATACCGCTTAACTCGTGCTTTGAGATGAGGAATTCATTAATGGCAATAAATGTATGCAAAAGATTTTGCGCTTCATCATACACATTTGCTTGAAGCAGTAGATGCTCTTGCAAAATGTAGTCGCCACTTTTTAAGCAGGGGATAAAGGCACTAAGGTGTTGAGGCATAAATGCTGTGAGGAATCCTAATCGCCCGGTATTTATCCCCATACAAGGCAGCTTATACTCAAAGGTGCGGCGAAGCATAGAAATTAAAGTCCCATCGCCACCTAAGCTAAAAAATGCATCACATTGCGCAGCAATCGAGGCAAAATCCTGCCCCAAAAGTTCTATCATACCCCCACTAATGCTTTCTAGCACTACCTCAATACCCGCGTTATCAAGCTCTTCACGCACCTGCAAAAATGTGCTTTTAAGCTCTGGTGTGGAGGGACGCAAGACAATGCCGACTTTTTGAATACTTGGATTTATCTTATCCATATCTCCCCCTATTTAGTTCTCATAGCAGATTCACAGCGCATAGCGACTTTACAGAATTTTGCACTTAAGACTTTGGGGATTCTATCAAAACTCCTCTAATGTGCGCTACCCTTACTCCACATAAAACGCCCGAACAACAAAGCCCCGCTCTCTTGCTTTTTGCTGACTTAAGCCCTCAAAGACCGCGACATTAGGTAGCTTTTTGCCAACAACATAAATTGCCTCTCGTGCGCGAAAACTTGCTAAGCCCTCTTGCTTGAGCTCTGGGCTTGAACCCGCATAGGGGAGATTATCCACGATGCCAGAAACTTCAAAGGCGACAATTTTATTATCCTTTTGAATCATATCTATAATACCGCTACTTAGCTCACTAAAACATTCTTGTGGCATACCCCAACGTCCTATTTTCATATTTTTACAATACGCAACAATTTTATCCTTTGGCTTGATTGAATACTTAAGTTTCACAGAAATATTATCACGTTCTTTTTTGAGGGCATTACTCTGTGCTTTCAAAAGCTCAATTTGATTATCTTTGGCATCAAGCTGTGATTGCTTGATAGAATCTTGCTCAAGGAGGCGAGATTCTATATTTTGTGTAATCTCATCAAGTGTTGAGTTTGAAAACGCTGCCATATAGTAATATCCGCCACCAAGCACACATAAAAGTATGATAATAGCAACTAAAAAATACCATTTCGCTCTACTTGCGTTATTTGCACTCCTTGCCATCAATAACTCCTTTACAAATCCTGTCCTGCCGTGAGGCTTGTTTAGAGTGAAAGTAGCAAAAGTCATTCCTTTTGGGATAATGCCTTGTTATTTATAACGAGGTAGATTTCTAAAAATTATAGAATCTTATAAGAATCCAAAAATTGCGAAATTATGCACAGCTTGTTTCTAAATGTAAAAAGATTAAAAAAAATTTATCTAAAGTGTAGATTTTCTACACATCAAAAGCAGCAAGCCTCTTTTTACACCATAGCATTAAACACACTTGTTTATGATTAAAACATCTCAATATTGAATCGGAGGAAATACTATGAGTTTTATCGATAGGCTCAAAACACAGGCAAAGCAACGAAAAAAGACAATTGTCCTGCCAGAAACCACTGATGTGCGCACGCTTGAGGCGGCAATAAAGATTCTAAATGAGGATTTTGCCCATCTCATCTTGCTCGGCGATAAGGAGGAGATTTGCGCCAAAGCAAAAACAGAGCTTGGCAATCTCCCCACCGATTTACTGCAAAAGGCAACTTTTCTTAGCCTCAAAGATACCACGCTATTAGACGAACTTATAACACTCGTGATCAAACTACGCGAACATAAGGGCGTGGATAGCACGAAAGCAAAGGAGCTTTTACTCAATGATTCTTTGTATTTTGGTGCGGCTCTTGTGAGGGCAGGAAAGGCTGATGGAATGGTGGCTGGAGCTACTCGTGCGACTTCTGATGTGCTACGCGCCGGACTACAAATCGTAGGCACTGCACCAGATTCCAAACTCGTCTCAAGCTTTTTTGTAATGGTCGTGCCAAATTGCGACTATGGGCTTAATGGCACACTTGTGTTTGCCGACTGCGGATTATGCCAAAATCCAAATGCGGAGGAACTCGCACAAATCGCACTCTCAAGCGCAAAGAGTTTTGAATCCATTATCCACAGCGAACCATTTGTAGCTATGTTGAGCCATTCTACCTATGGCAGTGCGAAGCACCCCGATGTCGATAAGGTAGTAGAGGCGACAAAAATCGCAAAATCCCTAGCCCCCAACATTAAGATTGATGGCGAATTGCAACTTGACGCGGCAATCGTGCCAAGTGTAGGCTCATCAAAGGCAAAAGGTTCAAATGTCGCAGGAAAGGCGAATGTGTTGGTATTCCCGGATTTAGATTCTGGAAACATCGGCTACAAGCTCGTGCAAAGATTTGCTAAGGCTGAAGCTTATGGACCAATCACGCAGGGTATGGCTGCACCAATCAATGATCTCTCAAGAGGGTGCAGTGCAGATGATATTGTAGGTGTGGTAGCTATTAGCGCACTCCAAGCAAAATAAATACAAATTAAGGAAAAAAAAATGAATGTTTTAGTTATAAATTGTGGCAGTTCGTCTTTGAAGTTTCAACTCATCAATACAAATACTGAAAAGGTCCTTGCCTCAGGTATTTGCGACAGAATCGGTATTGAGGGCAGTGTGCTTAATTACAAAACAGGTGAAGGCAAGAAATATGAGAAAAAAGAATCTATGCCAAATCACACAAAAGCCATAGAAATGGTGCTAGAAGCCTTGACAAACAAGGAATATGGCGCGATAAAATCGCTTGATGATATACGCGCTATCGGGCATCGCGTGGTGCATGGAGGAGAGTTTTTTAAAGAATCTGTGCTAGTAAATGACTATGTGATTGAACGCATTAGAGAATGCTCCGACCTAGCACCCTTGCATAATCCCGCGCATTTAATGGGGATTGAAGCGTGTAAGGCAAAAATGCCCCATACACCTATGGTGGTAGTTTTTGATACCGCATTTCATCAAACTATGCCACCAAAAGCATATATTTATGGTGTGCCTTATGAATGGTATGAAAAACACAAAGTGCGCAGGTATGGATTCCACGGGACAAGCCACAAGTATGTATCGCAAAAAACAGCGGAATTTTTGGGGCTTGACTACAATGAGTCAAAAATCATCGTGTGCCACCTAGGGAATGGCTCATCAATCTCGGCAATCAAAAATGGCGAGTGTGTAGATACAAGTATGGGACTTACCCCACTTGAAGGCTTGATTATGGGAACGCGCAGTGGGGATTTAGACCCGGCGATTATAGAGTATATCTCTAAGCGCGAAGATTTAGATATACAAAGCATTCTTAATATTCTCAACAAAAAATCAGGTGCGCTTGGTATTTCTGGCATATCGAGCGACTTTAGGGATTTGCTTGATGCGGATTTGGGAGGAAATGAGCGCGCTAAACTTGCTCGCCACGCCTTTGCTTATCGCGTAATGAAATATGTCGGTGCGTATTGTGCGGCAATGAATGGTGTCGATGCGGTAAGTTTCTGTGCAGGCGTGGGAGAAAATGCAAAATTTATACGCGGTATGATTGTTAATAATCTTGCATTTTTAGGTGTAAAGCTTGATGAGGAAGCAAACAATGTTTGTGGCAAAGAGGCAATTATCTCTACACCAGATTCTAAAGTAAAAGTATGTGTAATACCCACAAATGAGGAACTTGTAATTGCACGAGATACGAAAACAATCGTTTCCCAACTCAAAGATGAAAAATAACTCTACAAAAGGAAAATAATGCGAAGCATACTAAAAACCAAACGCACACTTTTTGTGTGCGTAGATGTGCAAGAAAAGATCATAGAGCATATGGCATATAAAGACAAGGTGATAAAAAATACCAATATACTTTTAGAATCTGCCACACAACTAGGTATCCCTACGCTCGTTACCGAGCAGTATCCAAAGGGACTAGGTAAGACACATAGCACAATTACAATCCCCAAAAATGCACGAGTCTTAGAAAAAACAAGCTTTGGCATATTTGGCGATGAGAAAATCGCCTCATTTATCGCACAAAGTAAGGCAAAAACGCTTATATTCTTTGGCATAGAAACGCATATCTGTGTGCTGCAAAGCATTATAGAAGCGCGCAATCTAGGCTATGAGTGCCTCCTTGCTGCTGACGCGTGTAGCTCAAGAGATGAGCAAAGCCACCAACTTGCCCTTAATTTTTTCAACACACAAGGCGTAGTAATGCTCCCCACCGAATCTATTTTATTTAGAATCTTGGGCGATTGCAAACATTCTTCATTCAAAGCAATCTCCGCACTTATCAAGTAGCAAAATTCTTATTATGTGATTTTTATTTTGCAAAGTGCATATTTTAGAATCTATGCTTATTCAATCAGGATAGAGGGAAAATGATAAGTTTGCGCACATATCAAGTAATATGGATTCTATGCTGTATTCTTGCACTTTTTGGCTGTGCGCAGACTAGCCCTCAAGCCCTCACTACCACTACACCCAAAACTTTCTCTCAAAGCAAGGCAGAGCTAAAAAAAGCCTATATTGCACAGAATTTTATTGCGGGATTGATTTTAATCCACACACTCTTACTCTCTTGCCTACGCAAGATTATACGCCGCGTAGAGCCACCACGAGTAAGGACAAGAAAAATGTGCGTGCCAAGCACATTGAATTTGAACATATAATGCCCGCGCACCGCTTTGGCAAAGATTTGCAATGTTGGAAAAATGGCGGACGCAAAATGTGTGCAAAAGACAAACAATTTACACAAATGGAATCCGATAAACGCAATCTCGTCCCAGCCATTGGCGAGATTAATGCTGACAGAAGTAATTTTGAATATGCAGATTTAGATTCCAAAACTTCGCAAAAATTAGGGCAGTATGGCAAATGCGCTGTTTATACGGATTTTAAAAATAAAAAATTCTATCCGCGTGAAAGCGAAAAGGGTATTATTGCGCGCATTTATTTGTATATGAGTGAGCATTATGGTATCACGCTTACAGAGCAAGAAGAAGCACTAATGCGCAAATGGGATAAAGCCCATCCACCCACAGCATACGAAAAATATCTCCTTGCGACACAAAATCCATAGAATCAACAAAAGCACAGAATTGTGCTCTAAGGATTCTCACACAACAGATACAAAATACAAAATCTGTGGAACTTAAACAAATCTTTGGGAGATAAACCCCACAGCCCCAAAATCCCATAAGAGATTGGATTCTGTAGGTAGGAGTGGAAAAATAGAATCTACGCCAAAAAGGCGCAATTAGAGCAGAGGATTAAGCTTTATGCTCTTTGCGATATTCTATAATCATCGCATAAGCTTCGTCTTTTAAACGCAATTTTTGCTTCTTAAGCACCTCAAGCTCCATATCACCCATCACTTCTTCACCTTCTTCAATTTTTTTGATTCTATCATCAAGCTCATTATGCTCATCAAAAATCTTTGCAAAATGTGCGTTGTGCGTCTTTAGTGCGGTAACCTCATCTCTATATTCGTGAAACATAACTACTCCTTTTATGTAAAATGATTTTTATATTGTAGGATATTTTCGATAATAGCCCACTTAAGATTTACTTACCGCAAAATTATTGAATCCATAAGCCTAATTAGCTACGATAATCTGCATTAATCTTCACATAATCATAGCCCAAATCACAACCATAGGCGACAAAACTCCCGATTCCTACACCTAAATCACAGCTTATCCTAAAGCTTTCTTTTTGCATAACCGCCGCGGCTTTAGATTCTGTGCTTTCATCAAAAAGAATCTGTCCCTTATCAAAAACCACTACATTTTCAAAGCTGATACAAAGGCTCTCCTGCGCACATTCTACACCACTCGCACCGATTGTAGAGGCTATCCTCCCCCAATTTGGATCTCCACCAAAAATAGCAGTTTTTACCAAAAGCGAATTTGTAAGAGCCTTAGCTGCCCTCATTGCCTCATCTTCATTTTTTGCACCCTTTACTTCAAAGGCTACAAGCTTTTTTGCTCCCTCGCCATCGCGCACCATATCGGTGGCAAGTTTATGCATTACTATTTTGAGCGCCTCTTTGAATGCTGCCTCATCATACGCCCCACTGCGCCCATTTGCAAATAAAAATACTGAATCATTCGTACTCATATCACCATCTACGCTAATGGCATTAAAGCTTGTCTTTACGCATTCTTGTAGGATTCTATCCCCGTGCACTTTGGGTAGTGCCGCGTCTGTGGTGATGAAACACAACATAGTCGCTAATGCCGGCTGTATCATACCCGCGCCCTTTGCCATTGCGCCAATGCAAAATCTTTGACCAGAGGGAAGTTTCACTTGTAGAGCAATTTCTTTGCTAAAGGCATCAGTCGTGCGTATCGCATCGGCGGCACGAGTGTGGGCGTTTTCATCTTTTGCGTGAGGATTAAACGCACCAAAAGAAGCAATAATTTTCTCCTTTGGCAAATACTGCCCTATCACACCTGTGCTTGACATAATGGGATTTTGCACAAAAGGGAATTTTTGTTGTAAGACATTTAGAATCTCACTCACATCATCTATGCCCCTTTGCCCCGTCATTGCATTTGCATTTTTGGTATTAATTAACACAAAATTACTCTCCTTGCCCTCCACAAACCGCTTATAATGCGTGATTGGCGCAGCTTCAAAGGTATTGCTCGTAAAAAGTGTAAAGGGCTTGAGCTTATCCTCGCTATACAAAAAGGCTACATCAAGTGCGGGCGTGCCATCAGTCTGCTTTGGCTTTAGTCCCGTACTTACACCATCGGCATAGAATCCTTGCGGTGCGTTAATGCCACCCTTGATAGGAATAATATCAAACATAATCAACCTCCCTTGGTTTTTGCTTTTTCATAATCAATCGCTTCGTATCACGAATATTATCACCCGAGCCAATCACAAGGAGTTTGCACTCGCTCGAAACAATCGTATTGCCATTTGGCATAGTGATGTAAGTGCCGTCCTTTTGTGTAAGTCCCACGACAGACACATTTGTAATATCTCGGAAATGTGCCTCCTTGAGCTTTCTTAACACAAGCCACGAATATTTAGGGACAATAATCTCCTCCAAATCAAGCGGTGTATCGTGGCGATACAAAAATCGCTCAAGCAGATTCTCCATATCAGGACGCACTGCCATAGCGGAGATTCTCTGTGCCATAAGTTTAGGAGCAGAGATTACAGAATCACAACTTAACTTTTTGAGCTTTTGGCTCTCTTCCTCGGAATTTGCAGTAGCGATGATATAGTAGGGTTTTCTCTTTAGCTCCTCCTCAAAAAGTCGCGCACTCACTACCATTGTAATATTATCTGCTGCATTCTTAGAAAAGCTCACAATACCCTTTGCACTTGAAAGATG from Helicobacter typhlonius includes these protein-coding regions:
- the pta gene encoding phosphate acetyltransferase, whose product is MSFIDRLKTQAKQRKKTIVLPETTDVRTLEAAIKILNEDFAHLILLGDKEEICAKAKTELGNLPTDLLQKATFLSLKDTTLLDELITLVIKLREHKGVDSTKAKELLLNDSLYFGAALVRAGKADGMVAGATRATSDVLRAGLQIVGTAPDSKLVSSFFVMVVPNCDYGLNGTLVFADCGLCQNPNAEELAQIALSSAKSFESIIHSEPFVAMLSHSTYGSAKHPDVDKVVEATKIAKSLAPNIKIDGELQLDAAIVPSVGSSKAKGSNVAGKANVLVFPDLDSGNIGYKLVQRFAKAEAYGPITQGMAAPINDLSRGCSADDIVGVVAISALQAK
- a CDS encoding YdcH family protein — its product is MFHEYRDEVTALKTHNAHFAKIFDEHNELDDRIKKIEEGEEVMGDMELEVLKKQKLRLKDEAYAMIIEYRKEHKA
- a CDS encoding isochorismatase family protein; the encoded protein is MRSILKTKRTLFVCVDVQEKIIEHMAYKDKVIKNTNILLESATQLGIPTLVTEQYPKGLGKTHSTITIPKNARVLEKTSFGIFGDEKIASFIAQSKAKTLIFFGIETHICVLQSIIEARNLGYECLLAADACSSRDEQSHQLALNFFNTQGVVMLPTESILFRILGDCKHSSFKAISALIK
- a CDS encoding endonuclease, which translates into the protein MRAKHIEFEHIMPAHRFGKDLQCWKNGGRKMCAKDKQFTQMESDKRNLVPAIGEINADRSNFEYADLDSKTSQKLGQYGKCAVYTDFKNKKFYPRESEKGIIARIYLYMSEHYGITLTEQEEALMRKWDKAHPPTAYEKYLLATQNP
- a CDS encoding acetate/propionate family kinase translates to MNVLVINCGSSSLKFQLINTNTEKVLASGICDRIGIEGSVLNYKTGEGKKYEKKESMPNHTKAIEMVLEALTNKEYGAIKSLDDIRAIGHRVVHGGEFFKESVLVNDYVIERIRECSDLAPLHNPAHLMGIEACKAKMPHTPMVVVFDTAFHQTMPPKAYIYGVPYEWYEKHKVRRYGFHGTSHKYVSQKTAEFLGLDYNESKIIVCHLGNGSSISAIKNGECVDTSMGLTPLEGLIMGTRSGDLDPAIIEYISKREDLDIQSILNILNKKSGALGISGISSDFRDLLDADLGGNERAKLARHAFAYRVMKYVGAYCAAMNGVDAVSFCAGVGENAKFIRGMIVNNLAFLGVKLDEEANNVCGKEAIISTPDSKVKVCVIPTNEELVIARDTKTIVSQLKDEK
- the argJ gene encoding bifunctional glutamate N-acetyltransferase/amino-acid acetyltransferase ArgJ; this encodes MFDIIPIKGGINAPQGFYADGVSTGLKPKQTDGTPALDVAFLYSEDKLKPFTLFTSNTFEAAPITHYKRFVEGKESNFVLINTKNANAMTGQRGIDDVSEILNVLQQKFPFVQNPIMSSTGVIGQYLPKEKIIASFGAFNPHAKDENAHTRAADAIRTTDAFSKEIALQVKLPSGQRFCIGAMAKGAGMIQPALATMLCFITTDAALPKVHGDRILQECVKTSFNAISVDGDMSTNDSVFLFANGRSGAYDEAAFKEALKIVMHKLATDMVRDGEGAKKLVAFEVKGAKNEDEAMRAAKALTNSLLVKTAIFGGDPNWGRIASTIGASGVECAQESLCISFENVVVFDKGQILFDESTESKAAAVMQKESFRISCDLGVGIGSFVAYGCDLGYDYVKINADYRS
- a CDS encoding NAD(+)/NADH kinase — encoded protein: MDKINPSIQKVGIVLRPSTPELKSTFLQVREELDNAGIEVVLESISGGMIELLGQDFASIAAQCDAFFSLGGDGTLISMLRRTFEYKLPCMGINTGRLGFLTAFMPQHLSAFIPCLKSGDYILQEHLLLQANVYDEAQNLLHTFIAINEFLISKHELSGMVRIGASIDGKHFNTYGCDGLIIGTPTGSTAYNISAGGSVIYPYCRNILLTPIAPHSLTQRPLVLNDEFVLEFQAQQRAKLIIDGQEMIDITPSHRVQIQALSQGAKLIYPRTRDYFSVLKEKFKWGDEF